A region of Triplophysa dalaica isolate WHDGS20190420 chromosome 20, ASM1584641v1, whole genome shotgun sequence DNA encodes the following proteins:
- the si:ch211-225h24.2 gene encoding testis development-related protein yields the protein MFKKSKSKVLVDEASEEDDVSWHHEHARTDKESEGTEEVLSPSTKDLKLKKVKSKRERGNKKLFPSQDDEHILLTGVTLSPRKGSAKKGWDDDKSKANPEHKSHCLWDNITMTMKQITPTRKLDKMEGWEPPQMTDRTEEEKRESDKKMDSSPLSSPLSLSLPHSLGLPSWVGLGLEEDSSRYASLTESQTQGGPTQWAARARDKLAAVRRRSPASLSEGAWEGLK from the exons ATGTTTAAGAAAAGCAAGAGCAAAGTGCTGGTGGACGAAGCGTCAGAGGAGGACGACGTGTCGTGGCATCACGAGCACGCGAGGACG GATAAAGAGTCTGAGGGAACGGAGGAAGTTCTGAGCCCCTCGAcaaag GATTTGAAGTTAAAGAAGGTTAAATCGAAGCGAGAAAGAGGAAATAAGAAGTTGTTTCCATCTCAGGATGATGAACACATTTTGCTAACAGGAGTCACTCTCTCTCCCAGAAAAGG gTCTGCCAAGAAAGGATGGGACGACGATAAGAGCAAAGCAAACCCCGAACACAAATCTCACTGTCTGTGGGATAACATCACCATGACGATGAAGCAGATCACACCCACAAGAAAGCTGGACAAGATGGAGGGCTGGGAACCTCCTCAGATGACCGACAGAACGGAGGAAGAAAAGCGAGAGTCTGACAAAAAGATGGATTCCTCCCCTCTatcctctcctctctctctgtctctcccacATTCTCTGGGTTTGCCGTCCTGGGTGGGGTTGGGTTTGGAGGAGGACTCATCTCGCTACGCCAGTCTGACGGAGTCGCAGACTCAGGGAGGCCCCACCCAGTGGGCGGCTCGCGCTCGGGATAAGCTGGCTGCCGTTCGACGGCGAAGCCCGGCCAGCCTCTCTGAGGGCGCGTGGGAGGGGCTTAAGTGa
- the cmtr1 gene encoding cap-specific mRNA (nucleoside-2'-O-)-methyltransferase 1 isoform X2, with the protein MKRRAEASVDPPKKRKSLRDDTSDEDEESSQRTTSQDSSQSESHSDVEDPKPSFSRPSDSQNAQSSDAPDPNSSEFSMYNSVSQKLMAKMGFRVGEGLGKYGQGRKEIVETSNQRGRRGLGLTLKGFQGDLNVDWQDEPEPSAIEQVTWFPECSTEIPDTDELRDWMAVGQKKLKIEDETEFCSENLLHLLLRCKSVFDDLEGEEMRRARTRSNAYETIRGAFFLNRAAMKMANMDHVFDYMFTNPKDSQGKPQTRDKEGELLYFGDVCAGPGGFSEYVLWRRRWHAKGFGMTLKGANDFKLEDFFAAPSELFEPYYGEGGIDGDGDITQPANISAFRNFVLYSTEGRGLHFLMADGGFSVEGQENIQEILSKQLLLCQFLVGMSVVRPGGHFVCKTFDLFTTFSVGLIYLLYLCFDRISLFKPVTSRPANSERYVVCKGLKPGADAVRDYMFTINLRFNQLRNSDRDVTEVVPLEIIKADTDFFQCMINSNESHCAVQIKALAKIHTYVREASLFEARQADIRKECLKLWGIPDKARVTPSSSDPKAKFFELVKGSEMDSFNTRPTALNSVSLDKLQHVLDYRCIVGGGEQVFLLGLGRSQIYTWEGKAPLRWRKLENFKLELPRDTLLSVEIVQELKGEGKAQRRIAAVHILDALVLNGTDVRDQHFNQRIQMAEKFVKAVSKPSRPDMNPIRVKEVYRLEEMEKIFVRLEMKITKSSGGMPRLSYTGRDDRHFLPSGLYIIKTVNDPWTMAFSKSSKRKFFYNKQTKESTYDLPPSSVAPFHACHQDRLFWAWEEGVRVHDSQTRVNPDKLSKDEVLTFIHQHCQQ; encoded by the exons ATGAAGAGAAGAGCAGAAGCATCAGTAGACCCTCCCAAAAAGAGGAAGAGTCTTCGTGACGACACTTCTGATGAAGATGAGGAGTCTTCTCAGAGAACCACCAGTCAGG ACTCCAGCCAGAGTGAGTCTCACAGTGATGTTGAAGATCCCAAACCCAGTTTCTCCAGACCGTCTGATTCCCAGAATGCCCAGAGCAGTGACGCCCCTGATCCAAACTCTTCCGAATTTTCCATGTACAACAGCGTCTCTCAGAAACTCATG GCTAAAATGGGCTTCAGAGTAGGCGAGGGTTTGGGAAAGTACGGTCAAGGGCGGAAAGAAATTGTAGAGACATCGAACCAGCGAGGGAGGCGAGGTTTGGGTCTAACTCTGAAGGGCTTCCAGGGCGACCTCAACGTAGACTGGCAAGATGAACCGGAG CCTAGCGCTATAGAGCAGGTGACATGGTTTCCAGAGTGTTCCACAGAGATCCCGGACACGGATGAGCTGAGAGACTGGATGGCTGTGGGACAG aaaaagcTCAAGATTGAAGATGAAACTGAATTTTGCTCTGAGAATTTACTGCACCTGCTGCTTCGTTGTAAG tCCGTGTTTGATGACTTGGAGGGTGAGGAGATGAGGCGAGCTCGCACGCGATCCAACGCTTATGAGACTATACGAGGGGCTTTCTTTCTTAACAG AGCTGCTATGAAGATGGCAAACATGGATCATGTTTTTGACTATATGTTCACTAACCCAAAGGACTCTCAGGGG aAGCCTCAGACGCGAGATAAGGAAGGAGAATTGTTGTATTTTGGAGATGTGTGCGCGGGCCCGGGCGGATTCTCAGAGTACGTGCTGTGGCGGAGACGCTGGCATGCCAAAGGTTTTGGGATGACCCTTAAAGGAGCCAACGATTTCAAACTGGAGGATTTCTTTGCTGCTCCCAGTGAGCTGTTTGAGCCCTACTATg GTGAGGGTGGGATCGATGGCGATGGTGACATCACACAGCCAGCCAACATCAGCGCATTCCGTAACTTTGTCCTATACAGCACTGAGGGGCGGGGCCTGCACTTCCTTATGGCCGATGGG GGTTTTTCTGTGGAGGGTCAGGAGAACATTCAAGAGATTCTGAGTAAACAACTTCTGCTATGCCAGTTTCTCGTGGGCATGTCTGTTGTCAGACCAG GTGGACATTTTGTGTGTAAAACGTTCGACCTGTTTACCACCTTCAGCGTGGGCTTGATCTATCTGCTGTACCTTTGCTTCGATAGGATCTCGCTCTTTAAACCCGTCACCAGCCGACCTGCCAATTCAGAGAG ATATGTGGTGTGCAAGGGTTTGAAGCCGGGCGCAGATGCGGTGAGAGACTATATGTTCACCATCAACCTGAGGTTTAATCAGCTGAGGAATTCAGACAGAGATGTCACAGAAGTGGTCCCTCTGGAGATCATTAAAGCAGACACAGATTTCTTCCAGTGCATGATCAACTCAAATGAAAG CCATTGTGCGGTTCAGATCAAAGCGTTGGCTAAGATCCACACTTACGTCAGAGAAGC GAGTCTTTTTGAAGCCAGGCAAGCAGATATCCGGAAGGAATGTCTGAAACTGTGGGGG attCCTGATAAAGCGAGGGTCACTCCATCATCATCAGATCCAAAAGCAAAGTTCTTTGAGCTTGTGAAG GGGTCTGAAATGGATAGTTTTAATACCAGACCAACTGCGCTGAACTCAGTAAGTCTGGATAAACTACAGCACGTCCTGGACTACAGGTGCATTGTGGGAGGGGGAGAACAGGTCTTTCTCTTGGGACTCGGG aGATCTCAGATCTACACTTGGGAAGGTAAAGCGCCGTTACGCTGGAGAAAGCTGGAGAACTTCAAACTGGAGCTGCCCAGAGACACACTACTGAGCGTAGAGATTGTTCAGGAGCTGAAAGGAGAG GGAAAAGCTCAGCGAAGGATCGCCGCTGTCCATATTCTTGATGCTCTTGTTCTCAATGGGACTGACGTCAGAGATCAGCACTTTAACCAGAG AATCCAAATGGCAGAAAAGTTTGTGAAAGCTGTGTCCAAACCCAGCAGACCTGACATGAACCCCATCAG AGTGAAGGAGGTGTACAGGTTAGAGGAGATGGAGAAGATTTTTGTAAG GTTGGAAATGAAGATAACTAAGAGTTCAGGTGGGATGCCAAGACTGTCATACACGGGCAGAGATGACCGTCACTTCCTCCCCAGCGGTCTTTACATTATCAAAACTGTCAATG ACCCGTGGACAATGGCGTTCAGTAAGAGTTCTAAAAGGAAGTTTTTctacaataaacaaactaaagaaTCAACTTATGACCTGCCGCCCAGTTCTGTCGCCCCTTTCCA TGCATGTCATCAGGACAGGCTGTTTTGGGCTTGGGAGGAAGGCGTCAGGGTTCACGACTCACAGACACGGGTCAACCCTGACAAACTTTCTAAAGACGAAGTGCTCACCTTCATCCACCAGCACTGTCAACAATAG
- the cmtr1 gene encoding cap-specific mRNA (nucleoside-2'-O-)-methyltransferase 1 isoform X1, translated as MKRRAEASVDPPKKRKSLRDDTSDEDEESSQRTTSQDSSQSESHSDVEDPKPSFSRPSDSQNAQSSDAPDPNSSEFSMYNSVSQKLMAKMGFRVGEGLGKYGQGRKEIVETSNQRGRRGLGLTLKGFQGDLNVDWQDEPEPSAIEQVTWFPECSTEIPDTDELRDWMAVGQKKLKIEDETEFCSENLLHLLLRCKSVFDDLEGEEMRRARTRSNAYETIRGAFFLNRAAMKMANMDHVFDYMFTNPKDSQGKPQTRDKEGELLYFGDVCAGPGGFSEYVLWRRRWHAKGFGMTLKGANDFKLEDFFAAPSELFEPYYGEGGIDGDGDITQPANISAFRNFVLYSTEGRGLHFLMADGGFSVEGQENIQEILSKQLLLCQFLVGMSVVRPGGHFVCKTFDLFTTFSVGLIYLLYLCFDRISLFKPVTSRPANSERYVVCKGLKPGADAVRDYMFTINLRFNQLRNSDRDVTEVVPLEIIKADTDFFQCMINSNESHCAVQIKALAKIHTYVREASLFEARQADIRKECLKLWGIPDKARVTPSSSDPKAKFFELVKSQGSEMDSFNTRPTALNSVSLDKLQHVLDYRCIVGGGEQVFLLGLGRSQIYTWEGKAPLRWRKLENFKLELPRDTLLSVEIVQELKGEGKAQRRIAAVHILDALVLNGTDVRDQHFNQRIQMAEKFVKAVSKPSRPDMNPIRVKEVYRLEEMEKIFVRLEMKITKSSGGMPRLSYTGRDDRHFLPSGLYIIKTVNDPWTMAFSKSSKRKFFYNKQTKESTYDLPPSSVAPFHACHQDRLFWAWEEGVRVHDSQTRVNPDKLSKDEVLTFIHQHCQQ; from the exons ATGAAGAGAAGAGCAGAAGCATCAGTAGACCCTCCCAAAAAGAGGAAGAGTCTTCGTGACGACACTTCTGATGAAGATGAGGAGTCTTCTCAGAGAACCACCAGTCAGG ACTCCAGCCAGAGTGAGTCTCACAGTGATGTTGAAGATCCCAAACCCAGTTTCTCCAGACCGTCTGATTCCCAGAATGCCCAGAGCAGTGACGCCCCTGATCCAAACTCTTCCGAATTTTCCATGTACAACAGCGTCTCTCAGAAACTCATG GCTAAAATGGGCTTCAGAGTAGGCGAGGGTTTGGGAAAGTACGGTCAAGGGCGGAAAGAAATTGTAGAGACATCGAACCAGCGAGGGAGGCGAGGTTTGGGTCTAACTCTGAAGGGCTTCCAGGGCGACCTCAACGTAGACTGGCAAGATGAACCGGAG CCTAGCGCTATAGAGCAGGTGACATGGTTTCCAGAGTGTTCCACAGAGATCCCGGACACGGATGAGCTGAGAGACTGGATGGCTGTGGGACAG aaaaagcTCAAGATTGAAGATGAAACTGAATTTTGCTCTGAGAATTTACTGCACCTGCTGCTTCGTTGTAAG tCCGTGTTTGATGACTTGGAGGGTGAGGAGATGAGGCGAGCTCGCACGCGATCCAACGCTTATGAGACTATACGAGGGGCTTTCTTTCTTAACAG AGCTGCTATGAAGATGGCAAACATGGATCATGTTTTTGACTATATGTTCACTAACCCAAAGGACTCTCAGGGG aAGCCTCAGACGCGAGATAAGGAAGGAGAATTGTTGTATTTTGGAGATGTGTGCGCGGGCCCGGGCGGATTCTCAGAGTACGTGCTGTGGCGGAGACGCTGGCATGCCAAAGGTTTTGGGATGACCCTTAAAGGAGCCAACGATTTCAAACTGGAGGATTTCTTTGCTGCTCCCAGTGAGCTGTTTGAGCCCTACTATg GTGAGGGTGGGATCGATGGCGATGGTGACATCACACAGCCAGCCAACATCAGCGCATTCCGTAACTTTGTCCTATACAGCACTGAGGGGCGGGGCCTGCACTTCCTTATGGCCGATGGG GGTTTTTCTGTGGAGGGTCAGGAGAACATTCAAGAGATTCTGAGTAAACAACTTCTGCTATGCCAGTTTCTCGTGGGCATGTCTGTTGTCAGACCAG GTGGACATTTTGTGTGTAAAACGTTCGACCTGTTTACCACCTTCAGCGTGGGCTTGATCTATCTGCTGTACCTTTGCTTCGATAGGATCTCGCTCTTTAAACCCGTCACCAGCCGACCTGCCAATTCAGAGAG ATATGTGGTGTGCAAGGGTTTGAAGCCGGGCGCAGATGCGGTGAGAGACTATATGTTCACCATCAACCTGAGGTTTAATCAGCTGAGGAATTCAGACAGAGATGTCACAGAAGTGGTCCCTCTGGAGATCATTAAAGCAGACACAGATTTCTTCCAGTGCATGATCAACTCAAATGAAAG CCATTGTGCGGTTCAGATCAAAGCGTTGGCTAAGATCCACACTTACGTCAGAGAAGC GAGTCTTTTTGAAGCCAGGCAAGCAGATATCCGGAAGGAATGTCTGAAACTGTGGGGG attCCTGATAAAGCGAGGGTCACTCCATCATCATCAGATCCAAAAGCAAAGTTCTTTGAGCTTGTGAAG TCGCAGGGGTCTGAAATGGATAGTTTTAATACCAGACCAACTGCGCTGAACTCAGTAAGTCTGGATAAACTACAGCACGTCCTGGACTACAGGTGCATTGTGGGAGGGGGAGAACAGGTCTTTCTCTTGGGACTCGGG aGATCTCAGATCTACACTTGGGAAGGTAAAGCGCCGTTACGCTGGAGAAAGCTGGAGAACTTCAAACTGGAGCTGCCCAGAGACACACTACTGAGCGTAGAGATTGTTCAGGAGCTGAAAGGAGAG GGAAAAGCTCAGCGAAGGATCGCCGCTGTCCATATTCTTGATGCTCTTGTTCTCAATGGGACTGACGTCAGAGATCAGCACTTTAACCAGAG AATCCAAATGGCAGAAAAGTTTGTGAAAGCTGTGTCCAAACCCAGCAGACCTGACATGAACCCCATCAG AGTGAAGGAGGTGTACAGGTTAGAGGAGATGGAGAAGATTTTTGTAAG GTTGGAAATGAAGATAACTAAGAGTTCAGGTGGGATGCCAAGACTGTCATACACGGGCAGAGATGACCGTCACTTCCTCCCCAGCGGTCTTTACATTATCAAAACTGTCAATG ACCCGTGGACAATGGCGTTCAGTAAGAGTTCTAAAAGGAAGTTTTTctacaataaacaaactaaagaaTCAACTTATGACCTGCCGCCCAGTTCTGTCGCCCCTTTCCA TGCATGTCATCAGGACAGGCTGTTTTGGGCTTGGGAGGAAGGCGTCAGGGTTCACGACTCACAGACACGGGTCAACCCTGACAAACTTTCTAAAGACGAAGTGCTCACCTTCATCCACCAGCACTGTCAACAATAG